The following proteins come from a genomic window of Aspergillus oryzae RIB40 DNA, chromosome 4:
- a CDS encoding Gfo/Idh/MocA family protein (dimeric dihydrodiol dehydrogenase), protein MAPHNVRWGIMVFVRDLLKDPNVRGASDVSHTVVAVASSSSKSRAEGFISDTGIPAPCAAYESYEDLVADPNVDVVYVATPHSHHFQNVMLAFEAGKHVLCEKAFTVNAAQAKILCETAKIKNLFLMEAVWTRYFPLSIQIRRLIQNGTLGEVLRVLADNSFGDDMEEKWGIKHRMVNKDLAGGALLDLGIYSLTWVFQALYHTLPRESRRAPSRISSHMSLYHLTGADEATSILLTFPTSTPSNLPHLGESQAVAMTHLRVSTNADDKPVQPSVRIQGTKGEIQVYGPAFRPEKYRVVPKGEGEVKEVECSFPGDGKGMYWEADEVARCLRDGKLESDSMPWEESIIIMEVMDEVRRQGGLVYPKNIESTVYPTSL, encoded by the exons ATGGCTCCACATAACGTTCGGTGGGGTATCATGG TCTTCGTAAGGGACCTCTTGAAAGACCCTAATGTCCGAGGTGCATCTGATGTCTCCCACACAGTTGTTGCAGttgcatcatcttcctctaAGTCCCGTGCAGAGGGTTTTATCTCGGATACGGGCATTCCTGCTCCCTGCGCTGCCTACGAGTCCTATGAGGACCTCGTGGCCGACCCAAACGTAGACGTCGTATACGTTGCAACGCCTCACTCGCACCACTTCCAAAACGTCATGCTTGCTTTTGAGGCGGGTAAGCATGTCCTGTGTGAAAAAGCTTTTACTGTCAATGCGGCCCAGGCAAAGATCCTCTGTGAGACAgcgaaaatcaaaaatcTCTTTTTGATGGAAGCCGTCTGGACTCGGTACTTCCCACTTAGCATACAGATCCGTCGGTTAATTCAGAATGGCACTCTTGGTGAGGTACTGCGTGTGCTGGCCGATAATAGCTTCGGAGATGACATGGAGGAAAAATGGGGTATCAAGCATCGGATGGTTAATAAGGATCTGGCTGGCGGGGCGTTGCTTGATT TGGGTATTTACTCCTTGACCTGGGTGTTTCAGGCTCTATATCACACTCTTCCTCGCGAGTCGCGCAGGGCACCCTCACGAATCTCATCGCATATGTCCCTTTACCACCTCACTGGTGCTGATGAGGCAACCTCCATTCTCCTTACCTTCCCCACCAGCACTCCGTCCAACCTTCCTCACCTGGGTGAATCGCAGGCGGTGGCTATGACACATCTCCGAGTGTCGACCAATGCCGACGACAAACCCGTCCAGCCTTCGGTCCGCATTCAGGGCACCAAAGGTGAGATCCAGGTATACGGCCCTGCGTTCCGACCGGAGAAGTACCGGGTTGTTCCGAAGGGTGAGGGGGAAGTCAAAGAGGTGGAATGTTCATTCCCTGGTGATGGAAAGGGCATGTACTGGGAGGCGGACGAGGTCGCACGGTGCTTGCGGGATGGTAAGCTTGAAAGTGATAGCATGCCATGGGAGGAGAGCATCATCATTATGGAGGTCATGGATGAGGTCAGGCGTCAGGGTGGATTGGTTTATCCTAAAAACATTGAATCCACAGTCTACCCTACATCGTTGTAA
- the adk1 gene encoding adenylate kinase ADK1 (adenylate kinase), with protein sequence MRMVLMGPPGAGKGTQAPALKDKYCVCHLATGDMLRSQVAKKTELGKEAKKIMDQGGLVSDEIMVNMIKSELDNNSECKNGFILDGFPRTVAQAERLDDMLAARQQKLQHAVELQIDDALLVARITGRLVHPASGRSYHKVFNPPKQEMKDDITGEPLIQRSDDNAETLKKRLGTYHAQTAPVVDYYKKTGIWRGIDASQEPGQVWKSLLGVFQQN encoded by the exons ATGCGCATGGTTCTGATGGGACCTCCTGGTGCAG GCAAGGGCACCCAGGCACCTGCACTTAAGGACAAATACTGTGTGTGCCACTTG GCTACCGGAGATATGTTGCGGTCTCAGGTCGCCAAGAAGACTGAGCTGGGCaaagaggccaagaagatcatGGATCAGGGTGGCCTGGTTAGTGATGAGATCATGGTCAACATGATTAAGAGCGAGTTGGACAACAACAGTGAATGCAAGAACGG tttcatccttgatggcTTTCCTCGTACCGTTGCTCAGGCCGAGCGCTTGGATGATATGCTTGCTGCCCGTCAACAGAAACTCCAGCATGCCGTCGAACTGCAGATCGATGATGCCTTGCTGGTAGCAAGAATCACCGGACGTTTAGTTCACCCTGCTTCTGGACGCTCCTACCATAAGGTGTTCAATCCTCCTAAacaggagatgaaggatgataTTACCGGCGAGCCTCTCATTCAGCGGTCTGATGACAATGCTGAGACCCTTAAGAAGCGTCTCGGAACATACCATGCCCAAACCGCCCCTGTCGTGGATTATTATAAGAAGACTGGTATCTGGCGGGGAATTGATGCTAGCCAGGAACCGGGTCAAGTGTGGAAGAGCCTCCTCGGCGTTTTCCAGCAGAACTAA
- the rpn8 gene encoding proteasome regulatory particle lid subunit RPN8 (26S proteasome regulatory complex, subunit RPN8/PSMD7), which produces MPATTADTLSLVTRTVTVAPLVLLSVADHYGRSAKGTRKRVVGVLLGENSGQNVRVSNSFAVPFEEDEKDPSVWFLDHNFVESMRDMFKKINAREKLIGWYHSGPKLRAADLEINELFKRYTPNPLLVIVDVQPKEVGVPTDAYFAVDEIKDDGTTTSKTFVHTPSIIEAEEAEEIGVEHLLRDIRDVAVGTLSTRITSQLQSLQGLHLRLRDIGQYLQKVLDHELPVNHAILGNLQDVFNLLPNLSTPPATPRLSGSEQQSENSELARSMSIKTNDQLMAIYLSSLIRAITAFHDLIENKIQNRQQQEENEQKREQETNAAKGEKEAKKANGAINGEQKEELDGSKEKYKKKGQ; this is translated from the exons ATGCCTGCCACCACGGCGGACACCCTTTCCCTCGTCACGCGGACCGTCACGGTCGCCCCGTTAGTACTCCTCTCAGTCGCAGATCATTATGGTCGCTCGGCAAAGGGAACTCGCAAGCGTGTGGTGGGAGTATTGCTAGGAGAGAACTCGGGTCAAAATGTTCGAGTATCAAACAGCTTTGCGG TTCCCTTtgaggaggatgaaaaggATCCCTCAGTGTGGTTCTTAGATCATAATTTTGTCGAATCGATGAGAGACATGTTCAAGAAGATTAACGCTCGTGAAAAACTCATTGGATGGTATCACTCGGGTCCGAAGCTACGGGCCGCTGACCTGGAAATTAACGAGCTATTCAAACGATACACACCCAATCCTTTGCTGGTGATTGTCGATGTTCAACCAAAGGAGGTCGGCGTGCCGACAGATGCCTACTTTGCTGTGGATGAAATCAAAGAT GATGGTACCACCACTTCTAAGACCTTCGTTCACACTCCATCCATAATCGAAGCAGAAGAGGCAGAGGAAATCGGTGTTGAGCACCTTCTCCGAGACATTAGGGACGTTGCTGTCGGTACACTCTCCACTCGCATAACGTCGCAGCTTCAGTCCTTGCAGGGCCTTCATCTACGCCTGCGGGACATTGGGCAGTATCTCCAGAAAGTCCTTGACCATGAGCTACCTGTCAATCATGCCATACTGGGCAACCTTCAAGATGtcttcaacctccttccCAATCTATCGACCCCACCAGCGACACCACGCCTCAGCGGGTCGGAACAGCAGTCGGAGAACAGCGAGCTGGCGCGTTCCATGAGTATAAAGACCAACGATCAACTAATGGCCATCTATCTGAGCAGTTTGATCCGCGCCATTACTGCCTTCCACGATTTGATCGAGAACAAGATTCAGAATCGacaacagcaagaagaaaatgagcAGAAGAGGGAACAGGAAACCAATGCTGCTAAGGGCGAAAAGGAGGCGAAAAAGGCCAACGGAGCCATAAATGGCGAgcaaaaggaagagctggatggATCCAAGGAAAaatacaagaagaagggtcaATAA
- a CDS encoding uncharacterized protein (predicted protein), which produces MSTAPSHSPRESLPASLRPDADHKGYEVRLQAWNCTCPTFTLAAFRDLGPKLAGDDPSSGDISQSHRVSDVHYYPFGGSLTRRLVKWSHPVCKHLLACVLAERCPALSGPSANDHGRIVVGAQELAGWCAGWGG; this is translated from the coding sequence ATGTCTACGGCTCCCAGTCACTCACCTAGGGAGTCTCTGCCGGCATCTCTTCGTCCAGATGCGGACCATAAAGGCTACGAAGTTCGACTACAAGCGTGGAATTGCACCTGCCCAACATTCACGCTCGCCGCATTCCGCGACCTGGGTCCAAAGTTGGCCGGGGACGATCCTTCTAGCGGTGATATCTCGCAATCCCACCGTGTGTCCGACGTGCATTATTACCCATTCGGTGGAAGCTTGACTCGACGTTTAGTGAAGTGGTCGCACCCGGTATGCAAGCATCTCCTTGCTTGTGTATTGGCGGAGCGCTGTCCCGCACTCAGTGGGCCCTCAGCAAATGATCACGGTCGAATCGTCGTCGGTGCACAGGAACTGGCAGGTTGGTGTGCTGGTTGGGGCGGATGA
- a CDS encoding MYB DNA-binding domain protein (predicted protein): MIALQNQAILPPAKVDISLLLKPQDEEAAAPVTTTSTFPPNPIPPAPMAPAIPAVVSTSVPSIPLAKGPSSLPAKRLQPAHTAESPAKKQSKWSPEEDALIIELRGSGMKWEDISKRLPGRSAISCRLHYQNYLERRSEWDEDKKNKLARLYERYAVQSP, from the coding sequence ATGATTGCGTTACAAAACCAAGCTATCTTGCCTCCCGCCAAAGTGGATATCTCATTACTGTTGAAGccccaagatgaagaggccGCCGCACCGGTGACCACTACGTCCACCTTTCCACCAAATCCAATTCCCCCGGCTCCAATGGCTCCAGCAATTCCTGCTGTTGTCTCAACGTCGGTGCCTTCTATACCTCTCGCCAAAGGCCCCTCATCGCTTCCAGCTAAGCGTCTTCAACCAGCTCATACAGCAGAATCCCCGGCGAAAAAACAGTCAAAGTGGTCTCCCGAAGAAGATGCTTTGATCATTGAGTTACGTGGTAGTGGCATGAAGTGGGAGGATATTAGCAAACGACTTCCTGGACGAAGTGCTATTAGCTGCCGCCTTCATTATCAAAACTATTTAGAGCGCCGAAGTGAGTGggatgaagacaagaagaataaaCTCGCAAGGTTATATGAGAGGTATGCTGTACAGAGTCCATAA
- a CDS encoding tRNA (carboxymethyluridine(34)-5-O)-methyltransferase (predicted methyltransferase) yields the protein MASSSSSSDQQSFVTEKPQEEAYEEKHVHEVYQQIASHFSSTRYKAWPVVKRFLTELTPGAIGLDVGCGNGKCLPVNQNVFIVASDRSENLARIAANHQPHSVIVADILNLPHPDSFFDFAISIAVIHHLSTPDRRIQAIREILRALKPATVEAPGGKVLLYVWALEQKTSRRGWDKGDQQDVMVPWVMTSNPPKNAPSDQPKVFHRYYHLYEANELERDITKAGGRVLESGYEKDNWWAIATR from the exons atggcatcatcatcatcatcatcagaccaACAGTCCTTTGTAACTGAAAAGCCGCAAGAGGAAGCGTacgaagaaaagcatgtCCATGAGGTGTACCAACAGATCGCAAGTCATTTTTCCTCCACTCGCTACAAG GCGTGGCCAGTTGTGAAACGGTTTCTTACAGAGTTAACACCCGGAGCTATCGGACTAGATGTGGGATGTGGCAATGGAAAATGTCTACCTGTAAACCAGAATGTCTTTATCGTGGCTTCAGACAG ATCCGAGAATCTTGCCCGAATTGCCGCGAATCACCAACCACACTCGGTCATTGTGGCAGATATCCTAAACCTACCACACCCGGATTCCTTTTTCGACTTTGCAATATCGATAGCTGTGATACACCACCTCTCAACCCCAGATCGAAGGATCCAAGCTATCCGTGAGATTCTGCGCGCTTTGAAGCCTGCCACGGTAGAGGCTCCTGGAGGGAAGGTCCTGCTATATGTATGGGCACTCGAGCAGAAGACTAGCCGCAGAGGCTGGGATAAAGGTGACCAGCAGGACGTTATGGTTCCATGGGTTATGACAagcaaccccccaaaaaacGCTCCAAGTGATCAACCAAAAGTTTTCCACCGATATTACCACCTTTATGAGGCCAATGAGTTAGAGCGTGACATAACCAAAGCGGGTGGCCGTGTCCTGGAATCTGGATATGAAAAAGACAATTGGTGGGCAATTGCAACACGATGA
- a CDS encoding tubulin-folding cofactor B (alpha-tubulin folding cofactor B), producing MSFQPTPSDVSVLITAPTASANSEPHFVTERRITPTWTVIQLKSKLETMTGIPPGSQSLKLKTPGFPDQWLDGDENIIGDWELRKGCEIEVHDSRPPSARPNFHDLSSVEKYVLPAATYESLPNSVLAWKKHQKLGRFDPNVLSPYESARKQAEQDAEDIGSRGIAVSKRAIILPSSPPHVRRGIIRFVGPVPSIPYPGVETGDTDASALPIWVGIELDEPTGKNDGSVGGKRYFTCPNKSGIFVKPEKVEVGEFPPLELDDLEDETMEEI from the exons ATGTCATTCCAACCCACTCCGTCGGATGTTTCTGTCCTCATTACCGCGCCTACAGCAAGTGCCAATTCTGAGCCACACTTCGTCACGGAGCGTCGAATCACTCCAACATGGACCGTTATTCAATTAAAGTCAAAGTTGGAAACAATGACAGGGATACCACCTGGCAGTCAGAGCTTAAAATTGAAGACACCAGGGTTTCCTGACCAATGGCTTGACGGTGATGAGAACATTATCGGTGATTGGGAGTTGAGAAAGGGCTGTGAGATCGAG GTTCATGATTCCCGCCCTCCTTCAGCACGGCCGAACTTTCATGATCTATCCTCTGTTGAAAAATACGTTCTTCCTGCAGCCACCTATGAGTCCCTACCAAATTCGGTATTGGCGTGGAAAAAGCACCAGAAACTTGGTCGGTTTGATCCAAATGTACTATCGCCGTACGAATCGGCACGCAagcaagctgaacaagacGCCGAGGATATTGGGAGTCGAG GTATCGCGGTTTCCAAACGTGCGATTATTCTCCCGTCCTCTCCGCCCCATGTCCGACGAGGAATTATCCGCTTTGTTGGACCGGTGCCATCCATCCCCTATCCTGGGGTAGAAACTGGAGATACTGATGCAAGTGCTCTGCCTATCTGGGTAGGGATCGAACTCGATGAGCCAACTGGTAAGAACGATGGCAGCGTGGGCGGAAAGCGCTATTTCACTTGCCCTAATAAGTCTGGTATCTTTGTGAAACCCGAGAAGGTTGAGGTAGGAGAATTTCCGCCTCTGGAACTAGACGATCTAGAGGACGAGACGATGGAGGAAATATGA
- a CDS encoding Cupin domain protein (predicted protein) has protein sequence MAPRGPAKARDYDYSNVGKLGRRTGITVKEGKRDEHGMEDIDEMWSSPEKSPVRENGFSNGNESLVGSDGMSMDEGNAPGPADFLSDWLDWVPSENSWFTIIPKPTTGSPLLYARSKANKKTQEVAASFSDSDANSQSNPDENANSHEHTRDDFADSFDAGNDTILGGGLEEPDENSTATQSPSILAVGLQKKGQIKIGHQPKKKARNGSSRTQIPVESNEPQEHGSSQKRKRPGRPAKNQRSTSYDTEEQRLSKKSKASIKETREPNTSGHPDLNRVVEDHVNRTGPLKGRSLYILKRETPTDSSTTHTRSGRVSVRPLAYWKNERCVYGDGEAAEGERYPLSTIKEIIRTEELEPERRKSKKGRPSKKSKSGKPRVDNDSEDDEDYIDPWEKEGILHGYIRKWDPDAQAGIDEEEVLDIAYAPSGIETRDVKGSSFRFAKLLSSPFLGSGIVELPSGGVKKPKNSKKMHMVFYVCRGRVQVDISGVQFSAGKGCVFQVPRGNYYSFANTHGKDARLFFTQGCVPVEGSNSAPGSASKNDTMEEEPTPQVERPPGVGKGRPKGKQKAGGSKAS, from the exons ATGGCTCCTCGGGGGCCCGCGAAAGCTCGCGATTATGATTATTCCAATGTCGGTAAACTTGGACG TCGCACAGGAATTACAGTGAAGGAGGGCAAGCGCGATGAACATGGAATGGAGGACATTGATGAAATGTGGTCATCGCCAGAGAAGTCTCCCGTAAGAGAAAATGGCTTCAGCAATGGGAATGAATCTTTGGTAGGCTCCGATGGCATGTCTATGGACGAGG GGAATGCACCTGGTCCTGCTGATTTCCTCAGCG ACTGGCTTGACTGGGTCCCCTCGGAGAACTCCTGGTTTACGATCATCCCAAAGCCCACAACAGGATCTCCTCTCCTCTA TGCCCGCAGTAAGGCAAACAAGAAGACGCAGGAAGTAGCAGCTTCATTTTCGGACAGCGATGCGAATAGCCAATCGAACCCGGATGAAAATGCAAATAGTCACGAACATACACGGGATGATTTCGCTGATAGCTTCGATGCTGGCAATGACACAATTCTAGGGGGTGGATTGGAAGAACCAGATGAAAATAGCACAGCAACGCAGTCTCCATCAATATTGGCTGTCGGCCTGCAGAAGAAAGGCCAGATAAAGATCGGCCACcaacccaaaaagaaagcccGAAATGGATCAAGTCGGACTCAAATCCCTGTAGAGTCGAATGAACCACAGGAGCATGGGTCCTCGCAGAAACGTAAACGCCCCGGAAGGCCCGCGAAAAACCAGCGCAGTACCAGTTACGATACGGAAGAGCAGAGGCTGtcaaagaagtccaaggCCTCCATAAAAGAGACTAGAGAACCAAATACATCAGGCCACCCCGATCTAAATAGGGTCGTTGAGGATCACGTCAACCGCACGGGGCCTTTAAAAGGGCGAAGCTTATATATTCTCAAACGGGAGACTCCAACGGATAGCAGCACTACACACACTCGGTCAGGGCGAGTGTCTGTCAGACCTCTTGCCTATTGGAAGAACGAACGCTGTGTCTACGGTGATGGCGAGGCTGCCGAGGGAGAGCGCTACCCTCTCTCTACCATTAAGGAGATCATACGTACGGAAGAACTCGAACCGGAAAGACGGAAATCTAAGAAGGGTAGAccttcgaagaagtcgaagtcGGGAAAACCTAGGGTGGACAACGActcagaagatgatgaggattaTATTGACCCTtgggagaaggaagggatTTTGCATGGTTACATTAGGAAGTGGGATCCCGACGCCCAGGCGGGGAtagacgaggaagaggtcCTCG ACATCGCATACGCGCCTTCCGGTATCGAGACAAGGGATGTCAAAGGTTCAAGTTTTCGGTTTGCCAAACTACTTAGCTCTCCTTTCTTAGGTTCCGGGATTGTTGAGCTGCCAAGCGGCGGAGTGAAAAAGCCAAAAAACTCAAAGAAGATGCATATGGTCTTCTACGTATGCCGCGGCCGAGTGCAAGTAGACATCTCCGGTGTACAATTTAGCGCTGGGAAAGGTTGCGTGTTCCAAGTGCCAAGAG GCAATTATTACAGCTTCGCAAACACACATGGGAAGGACGCTCGGCTGTTCTTCACGCAAGGCTGTGTCCCTGTGGAGGGTAGCAATTCTGCCCCAGGGTCTGCCTCCAAGAATGATActatggaagaagagccaacCCCTCAAGTTGAACGTCCTCCTGGTGTCGGGAAAGGTAGGCCCAAGGGGAAGCAGAAGGCAGGTGGCTCTAAAGCATCATAG
- a CDS encoding ribonuclease H2 catalytic subunit RNH201 (ribonuclease HI) — MEEPTQHPSFNSQGTLPSAGLFVPPNINRPRLYVGDSYSYYSPCPATITTHKPSSDAFKADEMTIDDPAPTESYPESYFVLGVDEAGRGPVLGPMVYSAFYLPHDLHHSLLARDYNFNDSKVLTPGVRANLMRLLCTPGTPLFESCGWATKLLSARDISSGMMRPGAGVYNLNAQAMDATVELIREIVEGRKVDIREVYIDTIGNPATYQQKLERIFPSLKITVAKKADSLYPCVSAASVAAKVTRDVALELCHEDIVKAQQFDDPSQATSTESWGSGYPSDSKCVGWLRRNMDPIFGWGNECRFSWGTSKEMLEMKGGVKVDWPPDDENTQLRDFLLTSSEAPKGTNQELRDWFGQKTTEVL; from the coding sequence ATGGAAGAACCAACTCAACACCCCTCGTTCAACTCTCAAGGAACGCTCCCTTCTGCGGGCCTTTTCGTCCCTCCCAATATAAATCGCCCACGGTTATATGTGGGAGATTCTTATTCCTACTATTCGCCATGCCCTGCCACAATCACAACTCACAAACCGAGTTCGGATGCTTTTAAAGCTGACGAGATGACCATAGATGATCCCGCACCAACTGAAAGCTATCCGGAGAGCTATTTTGTTTTGGGCGTTGACGAGGCAGGCCGTGGCCCTGTTTTGGGTCCTATGGTATACAGTGCTTTCTATTTACCGCATGACCTTCACCACTCCCTGCTTGCGCGTGATTACAACTTCAATGACAGCAAGGTTCTAACACCTGGTGTACGCGCCAACTTAATGCGTTTGCTCTGCACCCCGGGGACTCCCCTGTTCGAGTCATGTGGATGGGCAACTAAACTTTTATCTGCAAGAGATATTTCATCAGGCATGATGCGCCCTGGCGCGGGGGTCTATAACTTGAATGCACAAGCCATGGACGCTACCGTGGAACTCATCCGAGAAATTGTGGAGGGCCGCAAAGTTGACATCAGAGAGGTGTATATTGACACAATTGGAAACCCGGCCACCTATCAGCAGAAGTTGGAGCGGATCTTTCCGTCACTAAAAATTACAGTGGCTAAAAAGGCGGACTCTTTGTACCCTTGTGTTAGTGCTGCGAGTGTTGCTGCTAAAGTGACCCGAGATGTGGCCTTGGAACTCTGCCATGAAGATATAGTGAAGGCCCAACAATTTGATGACCCTTCACAAGCAACTTCTACCGAGAGTTGGGGCAGCGGTTATCCCTCCGATTCGAAGTGCGTAGGCTGGCTCCGAAGGAACATGGATCCCATATTCGGGTGGGGTAATGAATGCCGATTCAGCTGGGGCACTTCGAAAGAAATGCTTGAGATGAAGGGAGGGGTAAAGGTGGACTGGCCGCCTGATGACGAAAACACACAACTTCGAGATTTCCTTCTGACATCTTCTGAAGCTCCTAAGGGAACTAATCAAGAGTTGCGAGATTGGTTTGGGCAGAAGACAACAGAGGTCCTTTAA
- a CDS encoding peroxisomal membrane protein PEX16 (predicted protein): MDPTRNYRGTVPSTLLRPSKWLPLYEDFVTKNASSVGQVESALRSLTYIIPGRYRDSEISSECVHSSVQLLSLYHDSLVSRVISRLPPNISRPTPTPHSRYTKYWTSHSSLYRKVAITLQMVQYTELLWEMIARRRGEKVRWRVVILIEAIKAICRLFLLRLTNSRPLVSPPLPERDVDPRSAEEEEGDWNGMQTPLSERSSDLSWTMPRTGLSLPCLPDVNDVSDFLISKVLTADDIKPPKALLHRVTGQGQLAEILYILRPVAYALAMQRWNGNKRSWRPWLIGFGMEYGCRQLAKTDFRERLAGGLRGLTGLEREELRKRGWAMGWWFMRGALYENLTQPWLKDLTRKMKGKPLLDLVGSVVEDYEYLWDNYYFSTATL; the protein is encoded by the exons ATGGATCCAACGCGGAACTACAGAGGAACAGTCCCCTCGACACTCTTGAGACCATCTAAATGGCTACCATTGTACGAAGACTTCGTGACCAAGAACGCTAGCTCTGTAGGTCAGGTAGAGTCAGCATTGAGGTCTCTCACATACATAATCCCAG GACGATACAGAGATTCGGAGATCTCGTCAGAATGCG TACATTCTTCTGTACAGCTCCTTTCGCTGTATCATGATTCCCTTGTTTCTCGAGTCATCTCTAGACTTCCACCGAACATCTCTCGACCCACGCCCACTCCCCATTCACGCTATACAAAGTACTGGACGTCCCACTCCTCGCTTTACCGTAAGGTCGCCATCACTCTTCAAATGGTTCAGTACACAGAACTACTTTGGGAAATGATTGCGCGGCGTCGAGGTGAAAAAGTTCGCTGGCGAGTTGTTATCCTCATTGAAGCTATCAAAGCAATATGTCGTTTGTTTCTGCTACGTCTCACAAACTCGAGGCCGCTAGTCAGCCCTCCATTACCAGAGCGCGATGTCGACCCAAGATctgctgaagaggaggaaggcgatTGGAACGGGATGCAAACACCACTAAGCGAGCGGTCTTCGGACCTTAGCTGGACCATGCCTCGTACGGGACTATCGCTTCCTTGCCTCCCGGATGTGAACGACGTCTCGGATTTTTTAATATCAAAAGTACTTACCGCTGATGATATCAAGCCGCCCAAAGCCCTTTTGCACCGAGTCACTGGTCAAGGCCAGCTGGCAGAAATATTGTACATATTACGGCCAGTAGCCTATGCACTGGCGATGCAAAGATGGAATGGTAATAAACGAAGTTGGAGGCCTTGGCTCATTGGATTTGGCATGGAGTATGGCTGTCGACAACTTGCCAAAACCGATTTCCGGGAGAGACTTGCCGGTGGTCTTCGGGGACTGACAGGCTTGGAGCGCGAGGaattgagaaagagaggatggGCTATGGGGTGGTGGTTTATGAGAGGCGCTCTCTATGAAAATTTGACCCA GCCCTGGTTGAAAGATTTAACtaggaagatgaaagggaaaccACTGCTTGACTTGGTAGGCAGTGTTGTCGAAGATTATGAATACCTGTGGGACAATTACTACTTTTCAACAGCGACATTATGA